The Polyangium spumosum region GCTTCGGCACGTGCGTCGAGACGCTCACCGTCACCTCCACGTTTTTCTTGCCGATCTTGCGCCCCACGCCGGCCGTGCGCGCGCCCATCTCCACGATCCCGACGACGTCGCTGTCCTCCTCGGTCGGCAGGCCGATCATCGAGTAGAGCTTCATCCGGTCCCAGCCGCGCGAGAACGTCCGCTCGGCCGTCTCGAGGAGCTGCTCCTCGGTGACGTTCTTGTTCACCACGTCGCGCATGCGCTGCGTGCCCGCCTCCGGCGCGAACGTCAGGCCCGTCGCGCGCACGCGCTTGAGCTCGTCGAGCAGATCCGGCTCCAGGCCGTAGGCGCGGAGCGACGAGACGCTCATGCTCACCCGCTCCTTCGCGAGTTTGTCCGCGACCTTCTTGATCAGCGGCGAGATACACGAGACGTCCGCCGTGCTGAGCGCCGTCAAGGACACCTCGTCGTTGCCCGACGCGCGCACCGCCTCGAGCACCGTGTTGACCACCTGCTCCGGGTCACGCTCACGGATGGGCCGGTAGATCATGCCCGCCTGGCAGAAGCGGCACCCTTCGGTGCAGCCGCGCGCGATCTCGATCGACACCCGGTCGAAGATCGCCTCCGGCCCGCCCGTCGGGCTCACGGCGGGGAACGGATACTGGTCGAGGTCCACGAGCGCGCGATCGATCGGCAAGGGCAAACCCGGCTCGATCGGCGCGACCACGATCTGGAACCCCGTCTCGGGATCGACCTCCGTCCGGTAGAGCGAGGGCACGTAGACCGCGCCGAGCTTCGCGAGCGCCACGAGCCGCTCGCGCCGCGGCACGCCGTCCTTCTTCAGCCGCGCCCACAGGAGCGCCACCGCGGTGGCCTTCTCCTCGCCGTCGCCGATCACCACCGCGTCGACGAACGCGCTCAGAGCCTCCGGGTGCGTCGCCACCGGCCCACCTGCGATGACCAGCGGATCGTCCTCGCCGCGGTCCGACGAGCGCAGCGGCACGCCGCCGAGGTCCAGCATGAGCAGGACGTTCGTGAACGTGAGCTCGAACTGGAGCGAGAACCCGACCACGTCGAAGTCTCGCAACTTCCGTTTGTTCTCCAAGGAGACGAGCGGGATGTTCCGGCTGCGCAGCTCGGCCTCGACGTCCTTCCACGGCGCGTAGCAGCGCTCGGCGAGCGTGCGCGGATCGTCGTTCAGGATCTTGTAGAGGATCTTGAAGCCGAGGTGGCTCATCCCGATGTCGTAGACGTCGGGGAACGCGAGGCAGACCTTCGCCTCCACGGACGACCAGTCCTTGACGACCGAGCCGACCTCGCCGCCCGTGTAACGCGCGGGCTTCTCCACCCGGTCGAGGAAATCTGCGTACGGGTGGCCATCGAGAATCGCGGGGGCATCTGCCATGGGAAAACCTTTGCGGGCGGGTTCTCTCGGGTAGCACGCAAGGACCCGAGCGAGAAGGAACGCTCGCACCGAAGCACACGCATGGGCACGCCGGGTTGCACGGGCTGCAAGTGGCGACTAGGTTGCTCGCCCTCGTGTCAAGGCGTTTCGAGCTCGTCTCAGGCTTCACCCCGTGTGGCGACCAACCTCGCGCGATCGAGGAGATCAGCGGAGCTTTCGCCCGGTCCGAGAAATTCCAGTGCCTGCTCGGCGTGACGGGCAGCGGCAAGACGTTCACGGCGGCCAAGGTCATCGAGCGCCTCCAGCGCCCGACGCTCGTCCTCGCCCCGAACAAGACGCTCGCGGCCCAGCTCTACGGCGAGATGCGCGAGCTCTTCCCGAACAACGCCGTCCACTACTTCGTCAGCTACTACGACTACTACCAGCCCGAGGCGTACGTCCCTTCGAGCGACACCTTCATCGAGAAGGACGCCATCATCAACGACGCCATCGACCGGATGCGCCACGCCGCCACGCACGCGCTCCTGTCCCGGCCGGACGTGCTCATCGTCGCCTCCGTGAGCTGCATCTACGGCATCGGCTCGGCCGAGAGCTACCACGGCCTGCTCATCAAGATGGAGCGTGGCCAGGAGCTCCGCCGTGACGAGCTCCTCCGCCGGCTCGTCGACATCCAGTACGATCGCAACGACATCGACTTCCACCGCGGCACCTTCCGCGTGCGCGGCGACGTCGTGGAGATCTTCCCCGCGTACGAGGAGACCGTCGCCATCCGCGTCGAGTTCTTCGGCGACGAGATCGAGGCCATCAAGGAGGTCGACCCCGTTCGCGGCAAGGTGCTCGGCACGCTCGACCGCATCGCGATCTACCCCGGCTCGCACTACGTCACCGAGCAGCAGCAGCTCCGCAGCGCCATCGCCTCCATCCGCGAGGAGCTCCGCGATCGGCTCGACTTCTACGACAAGGCCGGCCGCTTCCTGGAGAAGCAGCGCATCGAGCAGCGCACGATGTACGACCTCGAGATGCTCGAGCAGATGGGCTTCTGCAACGGCATCGAGAACTACTCGCGCCATCTCTCGGGCCGGAAGCCTGGCGAGCCTCCGCCCACCTTGATCGACTACTTCCCGAAGGACTTCCTCCTCATCATCGACGAGTCGCACCAGACGATCCCGCAGTGCTCGGCGATGTACCGCGGCGACCGCGCGCGCAAGGAGACCCTCGTCGAGTACGGCTTCCGCTTGCCGAGCGCGCTCGACAACCGTCCCCTCAAGTTCGACGAGTTCGAGGGGCACTACCACAACGTCCTCTTCGTCAGCGCCACGCCCGGCGACTACGAGATCGAGAAGACCGGCGGCGTCGTCGTCGAGCAGATCATCCGCCCGACGGGCCTCACCGATCCGCAGATCACGGTCCGCCCCGTCGCCGGCCAGGTCGACGATCTGCTCGAGCGCATCCGCGAGCGCGTCTCGTGCAACGAGCGTGTCCTCGTCACCACCTTGACCAAGCGCATGGCCGAGGATCTCACCGAGTACTACACGGAGCTCGGCGTGCGGGTCCGTTACCTGCACTCGGACATCGACACGCTCGAGCGCGTGGAGATCCTCCGCGATCTGCGGCGCGGCGAGTTCGACGTGCTCGTCGGCATCAACCTCCTGCGCGAGGGCCTCGACCTGCCCGAGGTCTCGCTCGTGGCGATCCTCGACGCCGACAAGGAGGGCTTCCTCCGCAGCCCGCGCTCGCTGATCCAGACGATCGGCCGCGCGGCGCGTAACGTCCGCGGCGAGGTCATCATGTACGCCGATCGCGAGACGGTCGCGATGCGCTACGCCATCCAGGAGACGGACCGCCGTCGCGCCGTGCAGACGGCGTACAACGTCAAGCACGGCATCACGCCCGCGACGGTCACGAAGGCGATCCTCGATCTCTCGCCGACCTCCGGCGCGCGTGACTACTACGCGGTCCCCAAGGGCAGCGCGAAGGGCGCGGGCCCCGGGGGCAAGGACGCGGCTCCCACCGGCGCCGATCTCGCCGAGCGCATCGAGGCGCTGCGCCTCGAGATGTTCGCCGCTGCCGAGAACCTCGAGTTCGAGAAGGCTGCGCGCCTCCGGGATCAGCTCCGCGTGCTCAAGGGAGAGCTCGCGGAGTCGGGCGAGGAGGTCGCGCCTCCCGCGACGAAGGCCAAACCTCGACCGAAGGCCAAGGGCAACGGGGCGAAGGCTTCGAGCGCTTCGAGCGGCGGCGGCGCGAAGAAGGCGGGCGCGCGTGGCGGGGCGAGCACAGGCCGAGGCCGCTACCGCTGAGCGGCGGCGGGCCTCTCGCTCGCCCTCACGCGTTCACTCCACGCGCTTGATCTTGGGGATGTAGCTCTGCGGGGTCGGGCTGCTGTCGGCGCCCTTCGCTTCGAGCTCCTCGACCTCGTGGTGCACGCGCGAGACCTCCTCGACGAGGGCGCCGACCTCGAGGCCCAGCGTGCCTTCGGGCGTGTCGCGTAGCTGATCGAGGGCGAGCTCGAGGAGCTGCGCTGCACCGCCTGGGCTCTTGGCGCGATGCAGCTTGTGCATGGCCGTGGCGACCAGGACGAGGCCCTTGACGAGCTCGCGGGACGGGTCCGACTCCGGCCGGGTGCGGCGGTAGTCCTCCCAGAGCTCGTGCGCGTCGTAGAAACGTCCGGCGCGGTAGGCGTCGAGGCCGTTCTGGAAGAGCGTCTCCGGGTCTTTCGACGGCGGTGACACGCGTGGCTCGAGCACGGGCCCTGCGCCCACGCTGCTCAGCGGTGGGATGAAGGCGTCCTCGAGGTTCTTCTGGGCGACGGACAGGAGGCGCTTGATCTCGGCCAGGCAGGTACGCGTCGCGTCGCGGAACGTGGCGAGATCGATGCCGCCGTGTACGTCGGGCAGCGCGTCGAGCTTGAGCAGGGCCCGTTCGAGCAGGTGCACCGATCCGCGGAGCTCCGCGTTGTGACGAACCTTGTGCATCGCGTTCGTCACTTGAATGATCGCCTGCAAGAACCGGCGGTTCGTCTCGTTTTGCTCGTCCTGGTAGACCTGCGTCCAGATGTCGTAGGCGTCGAAATGGCAACCTGCGCGGTACGCCTCGAGACCCCGATTGAAGGCACCTTCACGATCTTCGTTCGCGTCGTCGGCCATGGCGGCGTGGGAGACGATACACGACCAGGGTGGGGATTCAAAGGGCAGGTACGTGCTCCTGCACGATCCTCTCCGCGACCGGACAACCTCGTGCCACGCGCGCCCGCGGAGCGAGATCGTCGAAAATTCGACATGTCGGTCCACTCCGACAGCACGTGACACAGACCACGATGTCCGCATCACCATCGTGGATCACATGCCGGCTGCGACGAGGGAGCGCCGTCGAAGGCGGGTCCGATGCGCGGGCGAGCCGAGCGGCCGCGGCGCCCCGCGAGCCGAAATTGGCAATGGAAGGGTCGACGATTGCAATGGCGTCCTCCCCCGACGCGGGCGTGCGCCTGCGCGTGATGTGTGTGGACCTCCGGTCCGTTCGGGGCTACACCTCCCAGGTGACGAAGGATCAAGGGCGACAGGCGCGGCGAGAACGTAAAAAACGCAAGGAGCCTGCCGCGAAGGGCTCGTGGGGCAGCCTCGCCGCGGCGATCGGCGCCGTCGTGATGCTCGGCGTTTTGCTCTACGGCTCCTGCAAGGGGGAAGACCCGACCGCCTCGGTGAGCCCCGAGCCTGCGCCCACCGCTCCCGCAGCTCCCCCCGCCGTCACGACCGCGCCTGCCCCGGCTCCCGCAGCGCCCCGCGGAAATGGGACAAAAGGCGAGAACTGGAACGACGCCCAGATCCCCTGGCAGAGCTACGAGGCCGGCATGGCCCGCGCCAAGTCCGAGAACAAGCCGGTCTGTCTCGTCTTTTACACGTCCTGGTGCCCCCATTGCCGCAATTACGCGAACGTCTTCCACGACCCGCGCATCGTGGCGCGCGCCCGTGATTTCGTGATGGTCCGCGTGAACCCCGACGACGAGGCCGCGATCGGCGACCGGTACGCGCCCGACGGCTCCTACGTCCCGCGCACGTTTTTCCTCGCCCCGGATGGCGCGCTCCTGGCCGACGTCCACGCGCCGCGGCCGAAATTCTTGCATTTCTACGACGAGAACGACCCGGCCTCGCTCCTCGGCGGCATGG contains the following coding sequences:
- a CDS encoding DUF309 domain-containing protein, with protein sequence MADDANEDREGAFNRGLEAYRAGCHFDAYDIWTQVYQDEQNETNRRFLQAIIQVTNAMHKVRHNAELRGSVHLLERALLKLDALPDVHGGIDLATFRDATRTCLAEIKRLLSVAQKNLEDAFIPPLSSVGAGPVLEPRVSPPSKDPETLFQNGLDAYRAGRFYDAHELWEDYRRTRPESDPSRELVKGLVLVATAMHKLHRAKSPGGAAQLLELALDQLRDTPEGTLGLEVGALVEEVSRVHHEVEELEAKGADSSPTPQSYIPKIKRVE
- the uvrB gene encoding excinuclease ABC subunit UvrB; the encoded protein is MSRRFELVSGFTPCGDQPRAIEEISGAFARSEKFQCLLGVTGSGKTFTAAKVIERLQRPTLVLAPNKTLAAQLYGEMRELFPNNAVHYFVSYYDYYQPEAYVPSSDTFIEKDAIINDAIDRMRHAATHALLSRPDVLIVASVSCIYGIGSAESYHGLLIKMERGQELRRDELLRRLVDIQYDRNDIDFHRGTFRVRGDVVEIFPAYEETVAIRVEFFGDEIEAIKEVDPVRGKVLGTLDRIAIYPGSHYVTEQQQLRSAIASIREELRDRLDFYDKAGRFLEKQRIEQRTMYDLEMLEQMGFCNGIENYSRHLSGRKPGEPPPTLIDYFPKDFLLIIDESHQTIPQCSAMYRGDRARKETLVEYGFRLPSALDNRPLKFDEFEGHYHNVLFVSATPGDYEIEKTGGVVVEQIIRPTGLTDPQITVRPVAGQVDDLLERIRERVSCNERVLVTTLTKRMAEDLTEYYTELGVRVRYLHSDIDTLERVEILRDLRRGEFDVLVGINLLREGLDLPEVSLVAILDADKEGFLRSPRSLIQTIGRAARNVRGEVIMYADRETVAMRYAIQETDRRRAVQTAYNVKHGITPATVTKAILDLSPTSGARDYYAVPKGSAKGAGPGGKDAAPTGADLAERIEALRLEMFAAAENLEFEKAARLRDQLRVLKGELAESGEEVAPPATKAKPRPKAKGNGAKASSASSGGGAKKAGARGGASTGRGRYR
- a CDS encoding thioredoxin family protein, which encodes MASSPDAGVRLRVMCVDLRSVRGYTSQVTKDQGRQARRERKKRKEPAAKGSWGSLAAAIGAVVMLGVLLYGSCKGEDPTASVSPEPAPTAPAAPPAVTTAPAPAPAAPRGNGTKGENWNDAQIPWQSYEAGMARAKSENKPVCLVFYTSWCPHCRNYANVFHDPRIVARARDFVMVRVNPDDEAAIGDRYAPDGSYVPRTFFLAPDGALLADVHAPRPKFLHFYDENDPASLLGGMDAALRKLARPM